From one Sulfurimonas sp. HSL-3221 genomic stretch:
- the rimK gene encoding 30S ribosomal protein S6--L-glutamate ligase: protein MKIAILSRNRNLYSTRRLVEAAQERGHEVEVIDTLRCYMNITSDRPSMHYKGEDLLGFDAVIPRIGASITFYGTAVLRQFEVMGLHPLNDSIAISRARDKLRSMQLLARKGVGMPVTGFARNPDDIEDVLNMVGGAPVVIKLLEGTQGIGVVLAETKKAAESVIQAFMGLNANIMVQEFIKEAGGADIRCLVIGDRVVAAMKRQGPEGEFRSNLHRGGSAKVIKITPDERAAAVAAAKAMGLQVCGVDMLRSKRGPLIMEVNSSPGLKGIESASGKDIAGLIIQHLEKASSKPRAKKPRLSPM, encoded by the coding sequence ATGAAAATTGCCATTCTATCACGCAACAGAAACCTCTACTCGACCCGCCGTCTTGTCGAAGCGGCCCAGGAGCGCGGACACGAGGTCGAGGTCATCGACACCCTGCGCTGCTATATGAACATCACCTCCGACCGCCCATCGATGCACTACAAGGGTGAAGACCTCTTGGGGTTTGACGCCGTCATCCCCCGCATCGGCGCCTCGATCACCTTCTACGGGACGGCGGTACTGCGCCAGTTCGAGGTGATGGGACTGCACCCGCTGAACGACTCCATCGCCATCAGCCGTGCCCGCGACAAACTGCGCTCCATGCAGCTGCTGGCGCGCAAAGGGGTCGGCATGCCCGTCACCGGCTTCGCCCGCAATCCCGACGACATCGAAGATGTGCTCAATATGGTCGGAGGTGCGCCGGTCGTGATCAAACTCCTCGAAGGGACCCAGGGAATCGGCGTCGTCCTGGCCGAAACGAAAAAGGCCGCCGAGAGCGTCATCCAGGCCTTCATGGGACTCAACGCCAACATCATGGTCCAGGAGTTCATCAAGGAGGCGGGCGGCGCGGACATCCGCTGCCTTGTCATCGGCGACAGGGTCGTTGCCGCGATGAAACGCCAGGGGCCCGAGGGGGAGTTCCGCTCCAACCTGCACCGCGGCGGCAGCGCCAAAGTGATCAAGATCACCCCCGACGAACGCGCGGCCGCCGTTGCCGCCGCCAAAGCGATGGGGCTGCAGGTCTGCGGCGTCGATATGCTCCGTTCCAAACGCGGCCCGCTCATCATGGAAGTCAACTCCTCCCCCGGGCTCAAGGGCATCGAAAGCGCCTCCGGCAAAGACATCGCCGGTCTCATTATCCAGCACCTTGAAAAGGCCAGCAGCAAGCCCCGCGCCAAAAAGCCGAGGCTTTCACCAATGTAA
- a CDS encoding ATP-dependent zinc protease family protein, translating to MKQDKQVIGWREQVGLPALGVDAVNCKIDTGAKTSALHAFYVEAFETDGKRMVRFGLHPNQNDTETVVECVAELFDVRTVSDSGGHREERYVILTPIRIGNETFDAEITLTNRDTMVFRMLLGRRAMEKRFVVDPDASYLTGEPAE from the coding sequence ATGAAGCAGGATAAACAGGTTATCGGCTGGCGTGAACAGGTTGGACTCCCGGCACTGGGCGTCGACGCCGTCAACTGTAAAATCGACACCGGGGCCAAAACTTCCGCCCTCCATGCCTTTTACGTTGAGGCGTTTGAGACGGACGGCAAACGGATGGTGCGGTTCGGACTGCACCCGAATCAAAACGATACGGAGACGGTCGTCGAATGCGTTGCCGAACTCTTTGACGTACGCACCGTCAGCGATTCCGGCGGTCACCGGGAGGAGCGCTACGTCATCCTGACGCCGATCCGTATCGGAAATGAGACCTTTGACGCCGAGATCACCCTCACCAACCGCGACACGATGGTGTTCCGAATGCTGCTTGGCCGCCGCGCCATGGAAAAACGTTTCGTAGTCGATCCCGATGCCTCTTATCTTACCGGGGAGCCCGCCGAATGA
- a CDS encoding Na/Pi cotransporter family protein, whose product MPSFILWVEAFSGLGLFLFGMLFLESQIRQSAGHAFRSIVQRATGTPLRSLMTGLGATAIFQSSSVVTLMALSLVGAQLMSLGGAIAVVFGANLGTTVTAWIVALVGFKLDIRLLSYLLIGIGGLGSVLVSSDSRWKKHFGVMVGFGLLFLGLEGMKGSFGGFAETFDLTAFQTWHPYWFVLIGFALTALIQSSSAAIAIAQSALYTGIIAFPTAAAFVIGANLGTTVTAILGALGGTSDKKRTALAHVLFNISTAAAALLLMGALIWGIDRFAAGADGVVKIALFHTLFNLLGVLLWYPFIPLLERLLMRTFKKEPLQVTKWIHKVAVTVPDMAIDALENEVATLSQRVEEFALLAIDISPPKAFEAGLSVDKLLEAPPKHFDIAFDRLYSNIRRHEGEIYRYIILLAPNCPQQEQQVQLLALQRTIAYLATAAKAIKDMLYDIERLYDAASPEEQSFYKDLRYQILKSVLAYHAVAQGAEAEREVLEETYRRVANSYKNSMEVIEAIAKNPAIPSEMTTITVNALHLVKSFTKSLRNALPKGPLLNQS is encoded by the coding sequence ATGCCGTCATTCATCCTCTGGGTGGAAGCGTTCTCCGGACTCGGGCTTTTTCTCTTCGGGATGCTCTTCCTGGAGAGTCAGATCCGCCAGTCCGCCGGCCATGCCTTCAGAAGCATCGTCCAGCGCGCGACCGGTACGCCTCTGCGCAGCCTGATGACGGGGCTGGGCGCGACGGCCATCTTTCAGAGCTCCTCCGTCGTCACCCTGATGGCGCTGTCGCTCGTCGGGGCACAGCTGATGAGCCTCGGTGGGGCGATCGCCGTCGTTTTCGGCGCGAATCTCGGCACCACCGTCACGGCATGGATCGTGGCCCTGGTGGGGTTCAAACTCGACATCCGTCTGCTCTCGTACCTGCTGATCGGCATCGGGGGGCTTGGCAGCGTGCTCGTCTCCTCGGACAGCCGCTGGAAAAAACATTTCGGCGTCATGGTCGGCTTCGGGCTGCTTTTTCTGGGCCTTGAAGGGATGAAAGGGAGCTTCGGCGGCTTTGCGGAGACCTTTGACCTGACGGCATTTCAGACCTGGCACCCCTACTGGTTCGTGCTGATCGGCTTCGCCCTTACCGCCCTGATCCAGTCCAGCTCCGCCGCCATCGCCATCGCCCAGAGCGCCCTTTATACCGGCATTATCGCTTTTCCTACTGCGGCAGCTTTCGTCATCGGTGCCAACCTCGGGACAACGGTCACCGCCATTCTCGGCGCCCTCGGCGGCACATCCGACAAGAAAAGAACGGCGCTGGCCCATGTCCTCTTCAATATTTCGACGGCGGCGGCGGCACTGCTGCTGATGGGCGCACTGATCTGGGGGATCGACCGCTTCGCCGCCGGCGCGGACGGCGTCGTCAAGATCGCGCTATTCCACACGCTGTTCAATCTGCTGGGCGTCCTGCTCTGGTACCCTTTTATCCCTCTGCTTGAACGTCTCTTGATGCGGACGTTCAAAAAAGAACCGCTGCAGGTGACCAAGTGGATTCACAAGGTGGCGGTCACGGTCCCGGACATGGCGATAGACGCCCTGGAAAACGAAGTGGCGACCCTGTCCCAGCGGGTCGAGGAGTTCGCCCTGCTCGCCATCGACATCTCGCCGCCCAAAGCGTTTGAAGCGGGACTTTCCGTCGACAAGCTTCTGGAAGCCCCGCCCAAGCACTTCGACATCGCTTTTGACCGGCTCTACTCGAATATCCGCCGGCATGAGGGGGAGATCTACCGCTACATCATCCTGCTCGCCCCGAACTGCCCCCAACAGGAGCAGCAGGTGCAGCTCCTGGCACTGCAGCGTACCATCGCCTACCTGGCCACCGCCGCCAAGGCGATCAAAGATATGCTCTACGACATTGAACGCCTCTACGATGCCGCTTCGCCCGAGGAGCAGTCCTTCTACAAAGACCTCCGCTATCAGATCCTCAAAAGCGTCCTGGCCTATCACGCCGTCGCCCAGGGCGCCGAAGCGGAACGCGAAGTGCTGGAGGAGACCTACAGGCGGGTGGCCAACTCCTACAAAAACAGCATGGAGGTGATCGAAGCCATCGCCAAAAACCCTGCGATCCCTTCGGAAATGACGACGATCACCGTCAATGCCCTGCACCTGGTCAAGAGCTTTACCAAGTCCCTGAGAAACGCCCTGCCCAAGGGGCCTCTTCTTAATCAATCATGA
- a CDS encoding saccharopine dehydrogenase family protein — MATVLIIGAGGVGRVVTHKCVMNSETFTKIVLASRRLESCKAIADELPDGAVAIEQVNADSVEETAALIKKVKADIVINVALPYQDLSIMDACTLTGVDYLDTANYEHPDEAKFEYKEQWARDAAFKQAGIMGLLGSGFDPGATNVFCAYAQKHYFDEIHTIDILDCNAGDHGYPFATNFNPEINLREVSAKGRYWEEGEWIETDPMQIHMSWDYPEIGPKESYLLYHEEMESLVKHIKGLKRIRFFMTFGESYLTHMKCLENVGMLGIEPVEHQGQKIVPIEFLRTLLPDPASLGPRTKGKTNIGIVAEGLKDGKKRKVYIYQVKDHEACYAEVKSQGVSYTTGVPAMIGAKLMLEKKWYEKGVWNMEQFDPDPFMDEMNAQGLPWKVQELDA; from the coding sequence ATGGCTACTGTATTGATTATCGGTGCGGGCGGCGTCGGCCGCGTGGTGACGCACAAGTGCGTTATGAACAGCGAAACGTTTACAAAGATTGTCCTGGCGAGCCGCAGACTTGAGAGCTGCAAGGCGATTGCGGACGAACTCCCGGACGGTGCCGTCGCGATTGAGCAGGTCAATGCGGACAGCGTCGAAGAGACGGCTGCCCTCATCAAAAAGGTCAAGGCCGACATCGTCATCAACGTGGCGCTTCCCTATCAGGACCTCTCTATCATGGATGCCTGTACCCTGACGGGCGTCGACTACCTGGATACGGCGAACTACGAGCATCCGGACGAAGCGAAGTTCGAGTACAAGGAGCAGTGGGCCCGCGACGCGGCATTCAAACAGGCGGGGATCATGGGTCTGCTGGGCAGCGGCTTCGACCCGGGTGCGACCAACGTCTTCTGCGCCTACGCCCAGAAACACTACTTCGACGAGATCCACACCATCGACATCCTTGACTGCAATGCCGGCGATCACGGCTACCCTTTTGCGACGAACTTCAACCCGGAGATCAACCTCCGCGAAGTGAGCGCGAAGGGGCGCTACTGGGAAGAGGGCGAGTGGATCGAGACGGATCCGATGCAGATCCATATGAGCTGGGACTACCCGGAAATCGGGCCAAAAGAGAGCTATCTGCTCTACCATGAAGAGATGGAGTCGCTTGTCAAGCACATCAAGGGGCTTAAGCGCATCCGCTTCTTTATGACCTTCGGCGAGAGCTACCTGACCCACATGAAGTGTCTGGAGAACGTCGGGATGCTGGGAATAGAACCGGTGGAGCACCAGGGGCAGAAGATCGTCCCGATCGAGTTCCTCCGTACCCTGCTGCCCGATCCCGCGTCCCTGGGGCCGCGTACCAAGGGCAAGACGAACATCGGCATCGTCGCCGAAGGGCTCAAAGACGGCAAGAAACGCAAAGTCTACATCTACCAGGTGAAAGATCACGAGGCGTGCTATGCCGAGGTTAAATCACAGGGCGTTTCCTATACGACGGGCGTCCCTGCGATGATCGGCGCGAAACTGATGCTGGAGAAAAAGTGGTATGAGAAGGGGGTCTGGAATATGGAACAGTTCGACCCCGACCCGTTTATGGACGAAATGAACGCGCAGGGCTTACCGTGGAAAGTCCAGGAGCTGGACGCGTAA
- a CDS encoding glucosaminidase domain-containing protein, which produces MQKFILGVAAIALAFTLYTLYDIITSSPAENEPVEAPNGTETVTANPVLYPEPTLSARERKDRFIRQILPAVQAVKAELDAEYARAKMLINKPGRTTAEEAWLQEQMQRYNVAGYPCLLRSMHTHPVSLVIAQAALETGWGSSRFFKVANNVFGIWSYNKHEPRIAASEQRGTKTIYVKKFATLNDAIRGYFKMIGKGYAYSGFRRARYQTDNPFELLRHLRRYSELRDEYVARLYYVMKANKLYTYDTPSYAPIALVDIVPEYVAQKMEEAEKKKASEQQMCALNEVKVEGEEREPVPCEEEPETNLTRPAPGLSTVSPARSFRP; this is translated from the coding sequence ATGCAAAAATTCATACTGGGTGTCGCGGCCATCGCGCTTGCTTTCACCCTCTATACACTCTACGATATTATAACCTCTTCCCCCGCCGAAAATGAACCTGTCGAGGCCCCGAACGGGACCGAAACGGTCACGGCCAACCCCGTGCTGTACCCGGAGCCTACGCTGAGTGCCCGCGAGAGAAAAGACCGGTTTATCCGCCAGATCCTCCCCGCGGTGCAGGCGGTCAAAGCCGAACTCGATGCCGAATACGCCCGGGCGAAAATGCTGATAAACAAACCCGGGCGCACGACTGCGGAAGAGGCGTGGCTCCAGGAGCAGATGCAGCGCTACAACGTTGCCGGATACCCCTGTCTGCTGCGCAGTATGCATACGCACCCGGTCAGCCTCGTTATCGCACAGGCAGCGCTGGAGACCGGATGGGGAAGCTCGCGTTTCTTCAAGGTGGCCAATAACGTTTTCGGGATCTGGTCGTATAACAAGCATGAGCCCAGGATCGCCGCCTCGGAGCAGCGCGGCACCAAGACGATCTATGTGAAGAAGTTCGCCACCCTCAACGACGCGATCCGCGGCTATTTCAAGATGATCGGCAAAGGATACGCCTACAGCGGCTTCCGGCGCGCACGCTACCAAACCGACAACCCCTTCGAGCTGCTGCGCCACCTGCGCCGCTACTCGGAGCTGCGCGACGAATATGTCGCCCGCCTCTATTACGTCATGAAAGCCAACAAGCTCTACACCTACGATACGCCCTCCTACGCGCCGATCGCGCTGGTCGATATCGTTCCGGAGTATGTGGCGCAGAAAATGGAGGAAGCCGAGAAGAAAAAAGCCTCTGAACAGCAGATGTGCGCGCTCAATGAAGTCAAAGTGGAGGGAGAGGAGAGGGAACCGGTCCCCTGCGAGGAGGAGCCGGAGACGAACCTTACGCGTCCAGCTCCTGGACTTTCCACGGTAAGCCCTGCGCGTTCATTTCGTCCATAA
- the nspC gene encoding carboxynorspermidine decarboxylase yields MKKYYDVETPVYICEEVRLAANLALLDRVQRESGAKIILALKGFAMWSTFDLVGRYLQGCTASGLHEAKLAREKMNKEVHTYSPAYKERDIDEIAAISDHIVFNSPDQLARFYDRVKSVNPGISVSLRVNPEYSSSPVDLYNPCGLYSRLGTTAANFDAAQLPKLDGLNFHALCEQNVDALEGVLEAFEAKFGTYIDGLEYINFGGGHHITRADYDVERLIEVIRAFRERHNGITVYLEPGEAVGWQTGPLVATVLDIVHNGMDIAILDISAEAHMPDTLAMPYRAEVRDAAETGEKPYTYRLGGNTCLAGDIMGDYAFDAPLQVGDQIVFEDQIHYTFVKNTTFNGVQLPSLAILRQNGQMEIVKQFGYETYRDRLS; encoded by the coding sequence ATGAAAAAGTATTATGACGTTGAAACACCGGTTTATATTTGTGAAGAGGTGCGTCTCGCAGCGAACCTCGCGCTGCTCGATCGCGTCCAGCGCGAGAGCGGCGCGAAGATCATCCTGGCGCTCAAAGGCTTTGCGATGTGGTCGACCTTCGACCTTGTCGGACGTTACCTGCAGGGGTGCACCGCCAGCGGCCTGCACGAAGCAAAGCTGGCGCGGGAGAAGATGAACAAAGAGGTGCATACCTACTCCCCTGCCTATAAAGAGCGGGATATCGATGAGATCGCGGCGATCTCCGACCATATCGTCTTCAACTCCCCGGACCAGCTGGCGCGTTTCTATGATCGTGTCAAAAGCGTCAACCCGGGCATTTCCGTCTCCCTGCGCGTCAACCCGGAATACTCCTCGTCGCCGGTCGACCTCTACAACCCCTGTGGGCTTTACAGCCGTCTGGGAACGACGGCGGCCAACTTTGACGCGGCACAGCTTCCAAAACTCGACGGGCTGAATTTCCATGCGTTGTGTGAACAGAACGTCGATGCCCTTGAAGGGGTCCTCGAAGCCTTCGAAGCGAAGTTCGGCACTTATATCGACGGGCTCGAGTACATCAATTTCGGCGGGGGGCACCACATCACGCGGGCTGATTACGACGTCGAGCGCCTGATCGAGGTGATACGCGCTTTCCGCGAGCGCCACAACGGGATCACGGTCTACCTGGAACCGGGCGAAGCGGTCGGGTGGCAGACCGGACCGCTGGTCGCGACGGTGCTCGATATCGTGCATAACGGGATGGACATCGCCATCCTCGACATCTCCGCCGAGGCGCATATGCCCGACACCCTGGCCATGCCGTACCGCGCCGAGGTGCGCGATGCTGCCGAGACCGGGGAAAAACCTTATACCTACCGTCTCGGCGGCAATACCTGCCTGGCGGGGGACATCATGGGGGACTACGCCTTCGATGCGCCGCTGCAAGTAGGGGACCAGATCGTTTTCGAGGATCAGATCCACTACACCTTCGTCAAAAACACGACCTTCAACGGCGTGCAGCTTCCTTCACTGGCCATCCTGCGGCAAAACGGCCAGATGGAGATCGTCAAGCAGTTCGGCTACGAAACCTACCGCGACCGTCTCTCCTGA
- a CDS encoding HD-GYP domain-containing protein, whose protein sequence is MLLSFTLRIIIAYLIVIGIMFATVYQQHHSRMEDYVSQRFADVMTQVRAHLAMDESEPVSEEMREVLQSMQIPYLEAYDGKGRLLHTFASGNWASLKDKTPLPALPAGEEENFTLIDHDRSPYLVFATGPAQIKNPFGRHVVRAFRGVLPVDEGIIRRMREHYANALWLVLATGAVFALALFPMILFYYRQLRLKNSELIRSYFGTVSALGSAVAQRDSGTSSHSFRVTLYTLRLAEALQCCSQKHIANIILGAYLHDIGKIGIPDAILLKPDKLTADEFELMKSHVEKGLEIVSHVTWLSNAGSVIAGHHEKYDGSGYPHGLRGEAIPLEARIFSVADVFDALSSRRPYKAPMTLEASLDYIKNHSGTHFDPAIVAVFIRIAPGIYRETLDRNAEELEAMLQKEVEPYINRL, encoded by the coding sequence ATGCTCCTCTCGTTTACGCTACGCATAATTATTGCCTACCTCATTGTCATCGGCATCATGTTTGCCACGGTGTACCAACAGCACCATTCGCGGATGGAAGATTATGTCAGTCAGCGCTTTGCGGACGTTATGACGCAGGTACGTGCACATCTGGCGATGGATGAATCCGAACCGGTCAGTGAAGAGATGCGTGAAGTGCTGCAGAGCATGCAGATCCCCTATCTTGAAGCCTATGACGGGAAGGGGCGTCTGCTGCACACCTTCGCCTCCGGCAATTGGGCTTCGCTTAAGGACAAGACACCGTTGCCGGCTCTGCCGGCCGGTGAAGAGGAGAATTTCACGTTGATCGATCATGACCGCTCCCCCTACCTTGTTTTCGCCACCGGACCGGCCCAGATCAAGAATCCTTTCGGGCGGCATGTCGTCAGGGCTTTCCGCGGCGTACTCCCCGTCGACGAGGGCATCATCCGGCGCATGCGTGAACATTATGCCAACGCGCTCTGGCTTGTGCTCGCGACCGGTGCGGTTTTCGCCCTCGCCCTCTTTCCGATGATCCTCTTCTACTATCGGCAGCTTCGTCTCAAAAACAGTGAGTTGATCCGCAGCTATTTCGGGACCGTTTCCGCGCTCGGCAGCGCCGTTGCCCAGCGTGACAGCGGCACGTCAAGCCATAGTTTCCGAGTCACGCTCTATACGTTGAGGCTTGCCGAGGCGCTACAGTGTTGCAGTCAAAAGCACATTGCCAATATCATCCTCGGCGCCTATCTCCATGACATCGGCAAAATCGGCATCCCGGACGCTATTTTGCTAAAACCGGACAAATTGACCGCCGATGAGTTCGAGCTGATGAAAAGCCATGTCGAGAAAGGGTTGGAAATCGTCAGTCATGTCACCTGGCTTTCCAACGCCGGGAGCGTGATCGCCGGCCACCATGAGAAGTATGACGGCAGCGGGTATCCCCACGGCCTGCGCGGGGAGGCGATCCCCCTGGAAGCGCGCATCTTCAGCGTCGCCGACGTCTTTGACGCCCTGAGCTCACGCCGCCCCTATAAAGCACCCATGACGCTCGAGGCCTCCCTCGACTACATCAAAAACCATTCCGGGACCCACTTCGACCCTGCCATCGTCGCAGTGTTCATACGCATCGCGCCCGGGATCTACCGCGAGACACTGGACCGGAATGCGGAGGAACTCGAAGCGATGCTGCAAAAAGAGGTCGAACCCTACATCAACAGGCTATGA
- a CDS encoding Do family serine endopeptidase: MPRRYLLLSSILSAVLTLQAAAVTFDEMPPVTKRVMPNGPNEVLSFSPAVERAKASIVYISSKQTRSQKYMEQMHPFFEQFFGRRYNPNPHRQSLGSGVIVTADGYIVTNNHVVEDADTIMVKLPDSQKEYRAKLVGSDPKSDIAVIRIDAEGLTPIRMGSSAELQIGDIVFAIGNPFGVGLSVSQGIVSAQHKSGIGINEYENFIQTDASINPGNSGGALVDSRGALIGINSAIITRSGGNNGIGFAIEVDMVKSIAKKLIEDGSVTRGYLGVSIGNMTKELQSLYKHEQGALLNDIVVDSPAAKAGLKRGDLIIAVDGQPIRNAADLKNRVGMYRPGSRVKITYERDGGTDSVYVHLTDLGEHDTSDADAVFKGVSLQNIDAQQRYRLRIPDDVEGVLVTEVDAESDAAMQGVRPGDIIVQLENTPVTDMASLVKARKNARGQLNRVYVYRKGQVYVVALP; encoded by the coding sequence ATGCCCAGAAGATACCTACTACTCAGTTCCATTCTTTCCGCCGTGCTGACCCTCCAGGCCGCGGCCGTCACCTTTGACGAGATGCCCCCGGTGACCAAGCGGGTGATGCCCAACGGTCCCAATGAGGTGCTCTCATTCAGTCCTGCCGTCGAGCGGGCGAAAGCCTCCATCGTCTACATCTCATCGAAACAGACACGCTCGCAGAAGTACATGGAACAGATGCACCCTTTCTTTGAACAGTTCTTCGGCCGGCGGTACAATCCCAACCCCCACCGTCAGAGCCTCGGTTCCGGTGTCATCGTCACGGCAGACGGCTACATCGTCACCAACAACCACGTCGTCGAAGATGCCGACACCATCATGGTCAAACTGCCGGATTCCCAAAAGGAGTACCGTGCCAAGCTTGTCGGCAGCGACCCCAAATCGGACATCGCCGTCATCCGGATCGACGCGGAGGGGCTGACGCCGATCCGGATGGGCAGCTCCGCCGAGCTACAGATCGGGGATATCGTCTTTGCGATCGGCAACCCCTTCGGCGTCGGTCTCAGCGTCTCGCAGGGGATCGTTTCGGCCCAGCATAAAAGCGGCATCGGGATCAACGAGTACGAGAACTTCATCCAGACCGATGCCTCCATCAACCCCGGGAACTCCGGCGGTGCCCTCGTCGACAGCCGCGGGGCGCTGATCGGTATCAACTCCGCCATCATCACCCGCAGCGGCGGCAACAACGGGATCGGCTTTGCCATCGAGGTCGATATGGTCAAAAGCATCGCCAAAAAACTGATCGAGGACGGCAGCGTTACGCGGGGCTATCTCGGCGTCAGCATCGGCAACATGACCAAAGAGCTTCAGTCGCTGTACAAACATGAACAAGGCGCCCTACTCAACGATATCGTTGTCGATTCGCCGGCGGCAAAGGCGGGGCTGAAACGGGGAGACCTCATTATCGCCGTCGACGGCCAGCCGATCCGCAATGCCGCCGACCTGAAGAACAGGGTCGGAATGTACCGTCCCGGAAGCCGCGTCAAGATCACCTATGAACGCGACGGGGGCACCGACAGCGTCTATGTCCATCTGACCGACCTGGGCGAACACGACACGAGCGACGCCGACGCCGTCTTTAAAGGGGTCAGTCTGCAGAACATCGACGCACAGCAGCGTTACCGCCTGCGGATACCCGATGACGTCGAGGGGGTCCTTGTCACCGAAGTGGATGCCGAGAGCGATGCGGCGATGCAGGGTGTCCGGCCCGGAGACATCATCGTCCAGCTGGAGAATACCCCTGTGACCGACATGGCTTCCCTTGTCAAAGCGCGCAAAAACGCCAGAGGGCAGCTCAATCGTGTCTACGTCTACCGTAAGGGGCAGGTCTACGTCGTCGCCCTCCCCTAG
- the pdxA gene encoding 4-hydroxythreonine-4-phosphate dehydrogenase, with product MSLPRLAVSIGDPNGVGPEIALRTHPQIADVCHPYYCVDPEVMAEAASLLGMQLPDDFNMVPLGLPVAIKPGCVTADAGRYSHASFVKAIALTEAGETDAIVTLPIHKEAWMQAGITYKGHTDLLRDHFEQEAIMMLGCNQLYVALFTEHVPLKEVPAKIERNALARFLVDLYRATGFDDMAVLGLNPHAGDNGVLGDEEREIEAAIALANDTIATKGFKCDGRPFFGPVVPDAAFTPTFRSVHRHIVAMYHDQGLAPLKALYFDESVNISLNLPIVRTSVDHGTAFDIAYRGKARLNSYRNAVDTALRLL from the coding sequence ATGAGCCTGCCGCGCCTCGCCGTCAGCATCGGTGATCCGAACGGGGTCGGCCCGGAGATCGCCCTGCGGACCCATCCGCAGATCGCCGACGTCTGCCACCCCTATTACTGCGTCGACCCGGAGGTCATGGCGGAGGCGGCATCCCTGCTGGGCATGCAGCTGCCCGATGATTTCAACATGGTCCCCCTTGGGCTCCCCGTCGCCATCAAGCCCGGATGCGTCACCGCCGATGCCGGGCGCTACAGCCACGCCTCCTTTGTCAAGGCGATCGCGCTGACCGAAGCGGGCGAAACGGATGCCATCGTCACCCTTCCGATCCACAAAGAGGCGTGGATGCAGGCGGGCATCACCTACAAAGGTCATACCGATCTGCTCCGTGATCATTTCGAGCAGGAAGCGATCATGATGCTGGGGTGCAACCAGCTCTACGTCGCGCTCTTTACCGAACACGTTCCGCTCAAAGAGGTACCGGCGAAGATCGAGCGCAACGCCCTTGCGCGTTTTCTCGTCGACCTCTACCGGGCCACCGGCTTCGATGATATGGCCGTGCTGGGGCTCAATCCCCATGCCGGGGACAACGGCGTACTCGGGGATGAGGAGCGGGAGATCGAAGCGGCCATCGCCCTGGCCAATGACACGATCGCCACAAAAGGGTTTAAATGCGACGGACGTCCCTTTTTCGGGCCTGTCGTTCCCGATGCCGCCTTTACCCCGACTTTCCGCTCCGTGCACCGTCATATCGTGGCCATGTACCACGACCAGGGGCTCGCGCCCCTCAAGGCCCTCTATTTCGACGAAAGCGTCAACATCTCGCTGAACCTTCCCATTGTCCGCACCTCCGTCGACCACGGTACCGCGTTCGATATCGCCTACCGCGGCAAAGCACGCCTCAACAGTTACCGCAATGCCGTCGATACCGCCCTGAGACTCCTCTAA
- a CDS encoding pyridoxine 5'-phosphate synthase: protein MQLGVNIDHIAVLREARRINDPDPLMALALCAQNGADQITIHLREDRRHIHDEDAQKIIASSPLPVNLECSINQSIIDIVCELRPHRATLVPENREEVTTEGGLDVIGQSTAVSDAIDQLHDAGIPVSLFVDPSAHIMEQSKALEAEMVELHTGTYANIYAMLHSALPYTRHSMPDLELPRDDLQRRLEAAVDALRQSAEHAHSIGLEVAAGHGLNYHNVQAIRAIAEITELNIGQSIIARSVFSGLAAAVRDMKALLVR, encoded by the coding sequence ATCCAGCTCGGCGTCAATATCGACCACATCGCCGTATTGCGCGAAGCGCGCCGCATCAATGATCCCGACCCGCTGATGGCTCTTGCCCTCTGCGCCCAGAACGGCGCGGACCAGATCACCATCCACCTCCGTGAAGACCGCCGCCATATCCACGACGAAGACGCCCAGAAGATCATCGCCTCCTCGCCGCTGCCGGTCAACCTGGAGTGCTCCATCAACCAGTCGATCATCGATATCGTCTGTGAACTCCGTCCCCACCGCGCCACCCTCGTACCGGAAAACCGCGAAGAGGTGACCACCGAAGGCGGGCTTGACGTCATCGGCCAAAGCACCGCCGTCTCCGACGCGATCGACCAGCTTCACGATGCCGGGATCCCCGTATCGCTCTTCGTCGACCCCTCAGCACACATTATGGAGCAGTCCAAGGCCCTGGAAGCGGAGATGGTGGAACTCCACACGGGAACCTACGCGAATATCTATGCGATGCTCCACTCCGCCCTCCCCTATACCCGCCACAGCATGCCCGACCTCGAACTGCCGCGCGACGACCTGCAGCGCCGCCTCGAAGCCGCTGTCGACGCCCTGCGCCAGAGCGCGGAACACGCCCACTCCATCGGCCTCGAAGTCGCCGCGGGCCATGGGCTGAACTACCACAACGTGCAGGCCATCAGGGCCATTGCAGAGATCACGGAGCTCAATATCGGCCAGAGCATTATTGCACGCTCTGTCTTCTCAGGGCTTGCTGCCGCAGTGCGCGATATGAAAGCGCTGCTCGTCCGATGA